From Candidatus Acidulodesulfobacterium acidiphilum, a single genomic window includes:
- a CDS encoding type II toxin-antitoxin system VapC family toxin: MVLCDTDVMIEFFKGNVSTKNILENDILPKNIALSAITLMELYFGAKSKKELILIKKFLSAFEILKLNEEITDISLNLIEIYSKSHSLKIPDALIGATSLYYKIPLFTYNKKDFNFIKELKLY, encoded by the coding sequence GTGGTATTATGCGATACCGATGTAATGATAGAATTCTTCAAAGGAAACGTTTCTACAAAAAACATATTGGAAAACGATATCCTGCCCAAAAATATTGCCTTAAGCGCCATCACTTTGATGGAACTCTATTTCGGGGCTAAAAGCAAAAAAGAGCTTATTCTTATTAAAAAATTCCTTTCAGCCTTTGAGATTTTAAAACTAAATGAAGAAATTACTGATATATCCTTAAATTTAATAGAAATTTATTCCAAAAGCCACAGCCTTAAAATACCCGATGCCTTAATCGGCGCCACATCCCTTTATTATAAAATACCTTTATTTACTTACAACAAAAAAGATTTTAATTTTATAAAGGAATTAAAATTATACTAA
- a CDS encoding DNA-binding protein gives MDKDILIINEAAAFLRVSATTLRRYIASRQITFYKLQGKSYLEKPI, from the coding sequence ATGGATAAAGATATTTTAATTATAAACGAAGCCGCCGCATTTTTAAGGGTTTCTGCTACTACTTTAAGGCGCTACATAGCTTCAAGGCAGATAACTTTCTACAAACTTCAAGGAAAATCCTATTTAGAGAAGCCGATTTAG